A window of the Ruminococcaceae bacterium KH2T8 genome harbors these coding sequences:
- a CDS encoding N-carbamoylputrescine amidase — protein MSKVKVAAVQMSCSTIVEENIKKADDFVRKAAAEGAKIILLPELFERQYFCQERRYDYYSFAKSVEENDAVCHFRKVAKELGVIIPVSFYEKDVNVLYNSVAVIDDKGEVMGIYRKTHIPDDHFYQEKFYFTPGDTGFEVFETKYGNIGIGICWDQWFPETARSLALLGADIILYPTAIGKEPILEVDSMEHWRRTMQGHSAANIIPVVAANRIGLEKVTPCKENNNQESDLLFYGSSFMTDQWGAVITSASRDKEGILVSEYDFEQNKEDRLSWGVFRDRRPEYYGLISGEC, from the coding sequence ATGAGTAAAGTTAAAGTAGCCGCAGTTCAGATGAGCTGCTCCACTATCGTTGAAGAGAACATTAAGAAGGCCGATGATTTCGTACGAAAGGCTGCTGCCGAAGGTGCAAAGATCATCCTGCTTCCCGAGCTCTTTGAGAGACAGTATTTCTGTCAGGAAAGAAGATACGATTACTATTCATTTGCCAAGAGCGTAGAGGAGAATGATGCTGTCTGCCACTTCAGGAAAGTTGCCAAGGAACTGGGCGTCATAATCCCCGTAAGCTTTTATGAGAAGGATGTGAATGTCCTTTATAACTCCGTTGCCGTGATCGACGATAAGGGCGAGGTAATGGGCATATACAGAAAGACGCATATCCCGGACGATCACTTCTATCAGGAGAAGTTCTACTTTACTCCTGGCGATACGGGCTTTGAAGTATTCGAGACAAAGTACGGAAATATCGGTATCGGCATCTGCTGGGATCAGTGGTTCCCCGAGACTGCCAGGAGCCTTGCACTCCTTGGCGCGGATATCATCCTTTATCCTACTGCTATAGGTAAGGAGCCCATCCTGGAAGTCGACAGTATGGAGCACTGGAGAAGAACGATGCAGGGCCACTCGGCTGCCAATATAATCCCCGTAGTTGCCGCTAACAGGATAGGGCTTGAAAAGGTTACTCCCTGCAAGGAGAACAATAACCAGGAGAGCGATCTGCTGTTCTACGGAAGCAGCTTCATGACAGATCAGTGGGGCGCCGTGATAACATCTGCCTCCAGAGATAAGGAAGGCATTCTTGTAAGTGAATACGACTTCGAGCAGAATAAGGAAGACAGGCTTTCCTGGGGAGTCTTCAGAGACAGGAGACCCGAGTATTACGGCCTTATATCGGGAGAATGCTGA
- a CDS encoding Cysteine protease, C1A family, with protein sequence MKRFIASAMLIVMCFSCLGLTGCSYFIRGFMEAAEQGQKHEPVIGTDPDTGLPLYYTIYDNGCEKQIRRQEGNTCWAYACASAMEYSWQYMNGESLTIDALDLAETAYDPDRDEGLFIPEGEDPRNYAGNVYVVRNEIASQGYNGLDLIESSTYDEAEIIDIKNALLEYGALAVGVNDYGTKYREVNGTTTYLGNIYCDVTHMCVVVGWDDSFPKEDFCEEATQDGAWLVQNSYDTGWGDEGCFWVSYDTPFKEISSFVLSDEYSQVLSYDRGSFYMYSGFECPTVANVFHEPGTLSAVGTYTEEDDSTIVIEIWDAELTEVIYSQTVEVPFKGYHVFELDEPIDVTDYAIAITYSGYVPIEGPENDVGLGNVVPTCSEGQSFVNINGEWCDMSDNMTKRRLRLSVVPNNCCIHALYA encoded by the coding sequence ATGAAAAGATTTATTGCGTCAGCGATGCTGATTGTGATGTGTTTTTCCTGCCTGGGACTTACGGGATGCAGTTATTTCATCAGAGGTTTTATGGAAGCTGCAGAGCAGGGTCAAAAGCACGAACCCGTGATCGGTACTGATCCCGATACGGGACTTCCGCTCTACTACACCATCTATGATAACGGCTGTGAAAAGCAGATCAGACGCCAGGAAGGTAACACCTGCTGGGCATATGCATGCGCTTCTGCAATGGAGTATTCATGGCAGTATATGAATGGCGAGAGTCTTACCATCGATGCGCTCGATCTTGCAGAGACAGCTTATGATCCCGACAGGGATGAAGGTCTCTTTATTCCTGAAGGTGAAGACCCCAGAAACTATGCAGGCAATGTATATGTTGTCCGAAATGAGATCGCGAGCCAGGGGTATAACGGGCTCGATCTTATCGAATCATCCACTTACGACGAAGCTGAGATAATTGATATCAAGAATGCGCTTCTTGAATATGGTGCGCTCGCAGTCGGCGTCAATGATTACGGTACTAAGTATAGAGAAGTAAACGGTACTACCACATATCTCGGTAATATCTATTGTGATGTTACTCATATGTGTGTTGTTGTCGGATGGGATGACAGCTTCCCTAAGGAGGACTTCTGCGAAGAAGCAACTCAGGACGGAGCGTGGCTCGTGCAGAATAGTTACGATACCGGATGGGGCGACGAAGGATGCTTCTGGGTATCTTACGATACGCCCTTTAAGGAGATATCTTCTTTCGTATTGAGCGATGAGTATTCTCAGGTGTTGAGCTACGACCGCGGAAGCTTTTATATGTATAGCGGATTCGAGTGCCCTACGGTCGCTAATGTATTCCATGAGCCCGGTACTCTTTCGGCTGTCGGAACATACACGGAAGAGGATGATTCGACGATTGTCATCGAGATCTGGGATGCCGAATTAACAGAGGTCATCTATTCTCAGACAGTAGAGGTTCCTTTCAAGGGATACCATGTCTTCGAGCTCGATGAGCCAATAGATGTTACGGATTATGCTATCGCCATTACATATAGCGGCTATGTACCGATCGAAGGTCCCGAGAATGATGTAGGACTCGGTAACGTTGTTCCTACCTGTTCCGAAGGACAGTCTTTTGTTAATATCAATGGTGAATGGTGTGATATGTCAGATAACATGACCAAGCGCAGACTGAGACTCTCTGTCGTACCGAATAACTGCTGTATTCATGCACTTTATGCTTGA